A part of Halobaculum sp. MBLA0143 genomic DNA contains:
- a CDS encoding sensor histidine kinase, with the protein MTSGSAGAATADPDRLQSLYAATRALMAARTRAGLCEAVVDTAESVLDLPHVGVHLAEEGRLVPVATTDAVEERFDDLPVYGQTHPLWDVYTDEETIRAQEASDWRRSVETGVAVPVGGHGVLQAGTREATTVEEAGVELVRLLGTNAAVALDRLQRERRLDRLHEAARELMTATDTASVAATATDTAHEVLGMTVNAVFLRASDAERLVPVGVTAEARSVFDDSVPDLGPESLAWQAYAAGEPTRGGDGAEPIATTPIRSQLVLPLGDHGVFVAAATEQNVFDESDLSLARVFAANVEAALDAADRQARLRRRESQLQRQNERLEEFASVVSHDLRNPLNVATGQVELAAADAATDSVADRLDQALDAHEQMESLIEDLLSLARHGRSVGETERVELAGVARAEWPSTTEEELTVRDGVGAVSADPSRLRELLGNLLRNAVDHGGSRVVVGPLSEPGFYVADDGPGVAPDERETVFERGYTTAEEGTGYGLAIVADVAAAHGWRVTVGDSEWGGARFEVLTDPETASPSRLGGG; encoded by the coding sequence GTGACCTCCGGCAGTGCGGGCGCGGCGACGGCAGACCCCGACCGTCTCCAGTCGCTGTACGCCGCGACACGGGCGCTGATGGCGGCGCGAACCCGTGCGGGGCTGTGCGAGGCGGTCGTGGACACTGCCGAGAGTGTGTTGGATCTCCCACACGTCGGCGTCCACCTCGCGGAGGAGGGACGGCTCGTCCCCGTAGCGACGACGGACGCCGTCGAAGAACGGTTCGACGACCTCCCGGTGTACGGCCAGACGCACCCGTTGTGGGACGTGTACACGGACGAAGAGACGATCCGGGCACAAGAGGCGAGCGACTGGCGCCGGTCGGTCGAGACGGGGGTCGCCGTCCCCGTCGGCGGCCACGGCGTCCTCCAGGCCGGCACCCGGGAGGCGACGACCGTCGAGGAGGCGGGCGTCGAACTGGTCCGGTTGCTCGGGACGAACGCCGCGGTCGCCCTCGACCGGCTCCAACGAGAGCGTCGGCTCGACCGCCTCCACGAGGCGGCCCGCGAGCTGATGACGGCGACCGACACGGCGTCGGTGGCGGCGACTGCGACGGACACCGCCCACGAGGTGCTCGGGATGACGGTCAACGCCGTGTTCCTGCGCGCATCGGACGCCGAGCGGCTCGTCCCGGTCGGCGTCACCGCCGAGGCGCGGTCCGTCTTCGACGACTCCGTCCCGGACCTGGGTCCGGAGAGTCTCGCGTGGCAGGCGTACGCCGCCGGCGAGCCGACCCGCGGCGGTGACGGCGCCGAGCCGATCGCGACCACCCCCATCCGGAGTCAACTCGTCTTGCCGCTCGGCGACCACGGCGTGTTCGTCGCCGCGGCGACGGAGCAGAACGTGTTCGACGAGTCGGACCTGTCGCTGGCGCGCGTGTTCGCCGCCAACGTCGAGGCGGCGCTGGACGCTGCCGACCGCCAGGCGCGGCTCCGCCGGCGCGAGTCACAGCTCCAACGCCAGAACGAGCGGTTGGAGGAGTTCGCCTCCGTCGTCAGCCACGACCTCCGGAACCCGTTGAACGTCGCCACCGGCCAGGTGGAGCTCGCGGCCGCAGACGCCGCCACGGACTCCGTCGCCGACCGGCTGGACCAGGCGTTAGACGCCCACGAACAGATGGAGTCGCTGATCGAGGACCTGCTGTCGCTGGCGCGTCACGGCCGGTCGGTCGGCGAGACGGAACGGGTGGAGCTTGCAGGCGTCGCCCGCGCCGAGTGGCCCAGTACCACCGAAGAGGAGCTGACCGTTCGAGACGGCGTCGGGGCCGTCTCTGCGGATCCGTCCCGACTGCGTGAACTGCTCGGTAATCTCCTGCGCAACGCCGTCGATCACGGCGGCAGCCGGGTCGTCGTCGGGCCGCTGTCGGAGCCGGGGTTCTACGTCGCCGACGACGGCCCCGGCGTGGCGCCCGACGAGCGCGAGACCGTGTTCGAGCGGGGCTACACCACCGCAGAGGAGGGGACGGGCTACGGGCTCGCCATCGTCGCGGACGTGGCCGCCGCCCACGGCTGGCGGGTGACGGTCGGAGACAGCGAGTGGGGTGGGGCGCGCTTCGAGGTGTTGACGGACCCGGAGACGGCGTCACCCTCCCGCCTCGGCGGCGGGTGA
- a CDS encoding heme-binding protein, translating to MVEAPPTEEGWFALHDFRTVDWDAWRRAPERERGQAVEEGVAYLERHEQVTDAPAGDSGVFSVLGDGADLLIVHFRPTLDALNTAERRFEQTAFAEYTERADSYVSVSEVSGYVDDSYFDDDAEVDEGLARYIESKMEPEVPDDGYVSFYPMSKRRQPEQNWYQLPFEERAELMSDHGDVGREYAGKIQQVIASSVGFEEHEWGVTLFGDDPTDIKDIVYEMRFDEASAVYGEFDEFYLGRRFPPRDLRAFLDGEPVPTADEQADAETDETATEETGGGPPPGVTGGDGGGDDTADSDDIREALDDLDIYAGKPHGEDVFATVLYSEADTQELFDEVEGLRGNFEHYGTHVKTAVYAGTETARSAVVSIWDTASAAETAAGFLSDLPGVVARAGEESGFGTMGMFYTVKPEHRGDFVDRFDTVGDRLAEMDGHFETDLLVNHEDENDMFIASQWRAREDAMNFFRSDDFRDTVDWGREILADQPRHVFLA from the coding sequence ATGGTCGAGGCGCCACCGACGGAGGAGGGCTGGTTCGCCCTCCACGACTTCCGCACCGTGGACTGGGACGCCTGGCGACGGGCACCCGAGCGCGAACGAGGACAGGCGGTCGAGGAGGGGGTCGCGTACCTCGAACGCCACGAACAGGTGACGGACGCGCCGGCGGGTGACTCCGGCGTGTTCAGCGTGCTCGGTGACGGGGCGGACCTGCTGATCGTCCACTTCCGGCCGACGCTGGACGCGCTGAACACCGCCGAGCGCCGGTTCGAGCAGACGGCGTTCGCCGAGTACACGGAGCGGGCCGACTCGTACGTCTCCGTCTCGGAGGTGTCCGGCTACGTCGACGACAGCTACTTCGACGACGACGCGGAGGTCGACGAGGGGCTGGCCCGGTACATCGAGTCGAAGATGGAGCCGGAGGTGCCAGACGACGGCTACGTCTCCTTCTACCCGATGAGCAAGCGCCGACAGCCGGAGCAGAACTGGTACCAGCTCCCGTTCGAGGAACGGGCCGAGCTGATGAGCGACCACGGCGACGTGGGTCGGGAGTACGCCGGGAAGATCCAACAGGTGATCGCCTCCTCCGTCGGCTTCGAGGAGCACGAGTGGGGGGTGACCCTGTTCGGCGACGACCCGACGGACATCAAAGACATCGTCTACGAGATGCGGTTCGACGAGGCGTCGGCCGTCTACGGCGAGTTCGACGAGTTCTACCTCGGACGACGGTTCCCGCCGCGTGACCTGCGGGCGTTCCTCGACGGCGAGCCCGTCCCGACGGCAGACGAGCAGGCGGACGCCGAAACGGACGAGACGGCGACCGAGGAGACCGGCGGCGGCCCGCCGCCGGGTGTCACCGGCGGCGACGGCGGCGGCGACGACACCGCAGACAGCGACGACATCCGCGAGGCGTTAGACGACCTGGACATCTACGCCGGCAAACCCCACGGCGAGGACGTGTTCGCTACGGTGTTGTACTCGGAGGCGGACACCCAGGAGCTGTTCGACGAGGTGGAGGGACTGCGCGGCAACTTCGAGCACTACGGCACCCACGTCAAGACGGCAGTGTACGCCGGCACGGAGACGGCGCGATCTGCGGTCGTGTCGATCTGGGACACCGCGAGCGCGGCCGAGACGGCCGCGGGGTTCCTCTCGGACCTGCCGGGGGTCGTCGCCCGCGCGGGCGAGGAGTCCGGCTTCGGCACGATGGGGATGTTCTACACGGTGAAGCCGGAGCACCGTGGCGACTTCGTCGACCGGTTCGACACGGTCGGCGACCGGCTCGCCGAGATGGACGGTCACTTCGAGACGGACCTGCTGGTCAACCACGAAGACGAGAACGACATGTTCATCGCCAGCCAGTGGCGCGCCCGCGAGGACGCGATGAACTTCTTCCGGTCTGACGACTTCCGAGACACGGTCGACTGGGGCCGCGAGATCCTCGCCGACCAACCCCGCCACGTCTTCTTGGCGTAA
- a CDS encoding HalX domain-containing protein, which yields MSEDPPSVLVVEDEADLADLYAAWLGGEYDVQTAYGGHEAIEQLSEDIDVVLLDRRMPGLSGDEVLVAVRDRGIDARVGMVTAVEPDFDIVEMGFDDYLVKPVTRENLMDTVDSLLRRSEYDTGVQELYAVASKKAVLESEKGQAALEESEEYTELQARYDELQAELDEQMEEFSEHDEFEQAFRQFDTDDDGDGDDLDFGL from the coding sequence ATGAGTGAAGACCCCCCGTCTGTGCTGGTCGTCGAGGACGAGGCCGACCTGGCGGATCTGTACGCGGCGTGGCTCGGCGGCGAGTACGACGTACAGACCGCCTACGGCGGCCACGAGGCCATCGAGCAGCTGAGCGAGGACATCGACGTGGTCCTGCTCGACCGACGGATGCCCGGCCTCTCGGGCGACGAGGTGTTGGTCGCCGTCCGCGACCGCGGGATCGACGCCCGGGTGGGGATGGTGACTGCGGTGGAACCGGACTTCGACATCGTCGAGATGGGGTTCGACGACTACCTCGTCAAGCCGGTCACGCGAGAGAACCTGATGGACACGGTCGACTCGTTGCTGCGTCGGTCGGAGTACGACACCGGTGTCCAGGAGCTGTACGCCGTCGCCTCGAAGAAGGCCGTCTTAGAGTCCGAGAAGGGCCAAGCCGCCCTAGAGGAGTCCGAGGAGTACACCGAGCTCCAGGCCCGCTACGACGAGCTCCAGGCGGAGTTGGACGAACAGATGGAGGAGTTCTCCGAACACGACGAGTTCGAACAGGCGTTCCGACAGTTCGACACGGACGACGACGGAGACGGCGACGACTTGGACTTCGGTCTGTAG
- the idsA3 gene encoding geranylfarnesyl diphosphate synthase, translated as MSQDAMEKRVLDAVRQRRQLVNEAVDEDLPMAEPDRLYEATRYIIEAGGKRLRPTIALLVAESLADLEPFSVDYRSFPSLDDWEFDLLRAAVSVEVIQSFTLIHDDIMDQDDLRRGVPAVHVEYDTETAILAGDTLYSKAFEMISDTGANPANEVDAMHLLASTCTRICEGQSLDVAYENRTDVGPEEYLEMVRLKTAVLFGASAAIPANLMGADDEVVEGLHQYGTDVGRAFQIQDDLLDLTTPSEQLGKQRGSDLVEGKETMVTLHARQQGVDVDNLVDADTPEEVTETAIEEAVGVLEEVGSIEFARSRAQELAEQGRSGLEVLPDNEPRALLDDLAEYLIARNY; from the coding sequence ATGAGCCAGGACGCGATGGAGAAGCGGGTGCTCGACGCGGTCCGGCAGCGGCGCCAACTCGTCAACGAGGCCGTCGACGAGGACCTCCCGATGGCGGAGCCGGACCGGCTCTACGAGGCGACTCGATACATCATCGAGGCGGGCGGCAAACGGCTCAGGCCGACGATCGCCCTGCTCGTCGCCGAGTCGCTCGCGGATCTGGAGCCGTTCAGCGTCGACTACCGGTCGTTCCCGTCGTTGGACGACTGGGAGTTCGACCTCCTGCGGGCGGCCGTCAGCGTCGAGGTAATCCAGTCGTTCACGCTGATCCACGACGACATCATGGATCAGGACGACCTCCGTCGCGGCGTCCCGGCGGTCCACGTGGAGTACGACACGGAGACCGCGATCCTGGCGGGCGACACCCTCTACTCGAAGGCGTTCGAGATGATCTCGGACACGGGGGCGAACCCGGCGAACGAGGTAGACGCGATGCACCTCCTGGCGTCGACGTGTACCCGGATCTGTGAGGGCCAGTCGTTGGACGTGGCCTACGAGAACCGGACGGACGTCGGCCCGGAGGAGTATCTGGAGATGGTACGACTGAAGACGGCGGTGTTGTTCGGCGCCAGCGCGGCGATCCCCGCGAACCTGATGGGCGCCGACGACGAGGTCGTCGAGGGGCTCCACCAGTACGGCACGGACGTGGGGCGTGCGTTCCAGATCCAGGACGACCTGTTGGACCTCACCACCCCCTCCGAACAGCTCGGCAAACAACGCGGCTCCGACCTCGTCGAGGGGAAAGAGACGATGGTGACGCTCCACGCGCGTCAACAGGGCGTCGACGTGGACAACCTCGTGGACGCGGACACGCCCGAGGAGGTGACGGAGACCGCCATCGAGGAGGCCGTCGGCGTGTTGGAGGAGGTCGGCAGCATCGAGTTCGCTCGCTCGCGCGCCCAGGAGCTGGCAGAACAGGGCCGGTCGGGGCTGGAGGTGCTCCCGGACAACGAGCCGCGGGCGTTGTTGGACGACCTGGCGGAGTACCTGATCGCGCGCAACTACTGA
- a CDS encoding RNase J family beta-CASP ribonuclease: MEIEIATIGGYEAVGRQMTAVRAGEDVVVFDMGLNLSQVLIHDNVETEKMHSLDLIDMGAIPDDRVMSELEGNVKAIVPTHGHLDHIGAISKLAHRYDAPIVATPYTIELVKQRVQSENKFNVDNDLVKMRAGGTMALGDSEQVELEFVNVTHSIIDAINPVVHTPEGSIVYGLDKRMDHDPVIGDPIDMERFREIGREGEGVLCYIEDCTNAGKKGRTPSESVARSHLKDVIHSVEDYDGGIVATTFSSHIARVRSLVEFANDIGRQPVLLGRSMEKYSGTAERLDFVEFPDDLGMYGHRKSVDRTFKRIMKEGKEDYLPIVTGHQGEPRAMLTRMGRGETPYEFDNGDKVMFSARVIPEPTNEGQRYQSERLLKMQGARIYDDIHVSGHLREEGHYEMLNALQPRHVVPAHQSMEGFAPYVDLASNEGYTLGRDLHVTRNGNMITLVE, translated from the coding sequence ATGGAGATCGAAATTGCGACGATCGGCGGCTACGAAGCTGTCGGTCGACAGATGACGGCGGTCAGAGCAGGCGAAGACGTGGTCGTGTTCGACATGGGCCTCAACCTCTCACAGGTCCTGATCCACGACAACGTCGAGACCGAGAAGATGCACAGTCTGGACCTCATCGACATGGGGGCCATCCCGGACGACAGAGTGATGTCGGAGCTGGAGGGGAACGTGAAGGCCATCGTGCCGACGCACGGTCACCTCGACCACATCGGCGCCATCTCGAAGCTGGCCCACCGCTACGACGCACCCATCGTCGCCACGCCGTACACCATCGAACTGGTGAAACAACGGGTCCAGTCGGAGAACAAGTTCAACGTCGACAACGACCTGGTGAAGATGCGCGCGGGCGGCACGATGGCGCTCGGCGACTCCGAGCAGGTGGAACTGGAGTTCGTCAACGTCACCCACTCGATCATCGACGCGATCAACCCCGTCGTCCACACGCCGGAGGGGTCGATCGTCTACGGGCTGGACAAGCGGATGGACCACGACCCGGTGATCGGCGACCCGATCGACATGGAGCGGTTCCGCGAGATCGGCCGCGAGGGTGAGGGCGTCCTCTGTTACATCGAGGACTGTACGAACGCGGGGAAGAAGGGACGCACACCCAGCGAGTCCGTCGCGCGCAGCCACCTGAAGGACGTGATCCACTCGGTGGAGGACTACGACGGCGGAATCGTCGCCACGACGTTCTCCAGCCACATCGCGCGGGTGCGGAGTCTCGTGGAGTTCGCCAACGACATCGGCCGCCAGCCGGTCCTGCTGGGGCGGTCGATGGAGAAGTACAGCGGCACCGCAGAACGGCTGGACTTCGTGGAGTTCCCGGACGACCTCGGGATGTACGGCCACCGGAAGTCCGTCGACCGGACGTTCAAGCGAATCATGAAGGAGGGGAAGGAGGACTACCTCCCGATCGTCACCGGCCACCAGGGTGAGCCACGCGCGATGCTCACTCGGATGGGTCGCGGCGAGACGCCCTACGAGTTCGACAACGGGGACAAGGTGATGTTCTCGGCACGGGTGATTCCGGAGCCGACGAACGAGGGCCAGCGCTACCAGTCCGAGCGCCTCCTGAAGATGCAGGGCGCCCGGATCTACGACGACATCCACGTCTCCGGCCACCTCCGCGAGGAGGGCCACTACGAGATGTTGAACGCGCTGCAGCCGCGCCACGTCGTCCCGGCCCACCAGAGCATGGAAGGATTCGCACCGTACGTCGATCTCGCCAGCAACGAGGGGTACACCCTGGGGCGAGACCTGCACGTGACGCGAAACGGTAATATGATCACGCTGGTCGAGTGA
- a CDS encoding M24 family metallopeptidase, protein MTLDTALIGEKVEQARRAVAEGDCDAWLVFCRETDETAEPTLPYVLGFDVVWPTAVVVGPDESTVVLGRHDAPNAERLDVHEVRPYDESMETALRETLAEIGAETVAVNYDRDDSAADGLTVGLYRRLQDLLPEREFVSAGEVVRRVRGLKSATELDRIRAAAETTVDLLGTAATAWTPETTEREIVADLHDRLRARDLGTAWAWDYCPTVHLGGESDVGHTLPGDHTLGQGELFHVDFGVRQDGYAADLQRLWVRGEPSPGLESVFEDVRAAIDAGHERLAAGVPGHEVDAAARETLIDRGHPAFQHAFGHQVGRVAHDGGTLLGPEWERYGDAPRGEVRAGEIYTLELGVETEWGYVGQEEMVRVTESGPEWIVPPQTALNRL, encoded by the coding sequence GTGACACTGGACACGGCGCTGATCGGAGAGAAGGTCGAGCAGGCTCGACGGGCCGTCGCCGAGGGGGACTGTGACGCCTGGCTCGTCTTCTGTCGGGAGACGGACGAGACGGCCGAGCCGACGCTGCCGTACGTCTTGGGGTTCGACGTAGTGTGGCCGACGGCGGTCGTCGTCGGCCCGGACGAGTCGACGGTCGTCTTGGGCCGTCACGACGCTCCGAACGCCGAGCGGCTGGACGTCCACGAGGTGCGGCCGTACGACGAGTCGATGGAGACGGCGCTGCGGGAGACGCTGGCCGAGATCGGTGCGGAGACGGTCGCGGTGAACTACGACCGCGACGACAGCGCCGCAGACGGGCTGACCGTGGGGCTGTACCGCCGGCTCCAGGACCTGCTCCCCGAGCGAGAGTTCGTCTCCGCCGGCGAGGTCGTCCGCCGGGTGCGGGGGCTCAAGTCGGCGACGGAGCTCGACCGGATCCGTGCGGCCGCCGAGACGACCGTCGATCTGCTCGGGACGGCCGCGACGGCGTGGACGCCCGAGACGACGGAACGCGAGATCGTCGCCGACCTCCACGACCGACTCCGCGCCCGCGACCTCGGGACGGCTTGGGCGTGGGACTACTGCCCGACGGTCCACCTCGGGGGTGAAAGCGACGTGGGGCACACGCTGCCGGGCGACCACACGCTGGGCCAGGGGGAGCTGTTTCACGTCGACTTCGGCGTCCGACAGGACGGCTACGCGGCGGACCTCCAACGGCTGTGGGTGCGCGGCGAGCCGTCACCGGGGCTGGAGTCCGTCTTCGAGGACGTGCGGGCAGCGATCGACGCCGGCCACGAGCGGCTGGCGGCCGGCGTCCCCGGCCACGAGGTGGACGCGGCGGCCCGCGAGACGCTGATCGACCGTGGCCACCCGGCGTTCCAACACGCCTTCGGTCACCAGGTCGGCCGGGTCGCTCACGACGGCGGGACGCTGCTGGGTCCGGAGTGGGAGCGGTACGGCGACGCTCCTCGTGGCGAGGTGCGGGCGGGGGAGATCTACACGCTGGAGCTGGGCGTCGAGACGGAGTGGGGGTACGTCGGGCAAGAGGAGATGGTCCGGGTGACGGAGTCGGGACCGGAGTGGATCGTGCCGCCACAGACGGCGCTGAACCGGCTGTAG
- a CDS encoding isochorismate synthase MenF — protein sequence MNTPEGESAEESSQVGRLVSRSRPVADVSFPAFLADNEPPRVHWASPTGLELAGSGATATLTATGSNRFDDLRAAARRLFDEFDHEGPAVTRPRAVGGLSFDGDHEPVPPWEGFPAARFVLPAVQLTRGDDTTHLTATACGPDASATTVERRLDEAERRLSTLPMMQSSGGPPGVAARRWLTDRENWVRQVRDATDRIADGDLLKVVLATALSLELDDRVSVPAVLERLRRTYPDCYRFLVQPADGGAFFGPPPERLVERHGRRVRTEALAGSMPRGETPEEDADHARALLDSEKIRHEQGLVADTIHDQLSAYGDVTVGDRGVRKLTNIQHLQTPITATLDGDTHVLELVEALHPTPAVGGLPLARALATIRETETFDRGWYASPVGWFDADGDGEFAVGIRSGLADGTAATLFAGNGIVADSDPDDEWAELQPKVRPILDELVDDGGE from the coding sequence ATGAACACGCCGGAAGGCGAGTCGGCAGAGGAGTCGTCCCAGGTGGGCCGACTCGTGAGCCGTAGCCGGCCGGTGGCGGACGTGTCGTTCCCGGCGTTTCTGGCGGACAACGAGCCGCCACGGGTGCACTGGGCTTCTCCCACGGGACTGGAGCTGGCCGGCAGCGGTGCGACGGCGACGCTGACGGCGACGGGCTCGAACCGGTTCGACGACCTCCGGGCGGCCGCCCGACGGCTGTTCGACGAGTTCGACCACGAGGGTCCGGCGGTCACCCGGCCGCGGGCGGTCGGTGGGCTGTCGTTCGACGGCGACCACGAGCCGGTGCCGCCGTGGGAGGGGTTCCCCGCCGCCCGGTTCGTCCTGCCGGCCGTCCAGTTGACGCGCGGTGACGACACGACACACCTGACTGCCACCGCCTGCGGCCCGGACGCCTCGGCGACGACCGTCGAGCGCCGGTTAGACGAGGCGGAGAGGCGACTGTCGACGCTGCCGATGATGCAGTCCAGCGGTGGCCCGCCGGGCGTGGCCGCTCGGCGGTGGCTCACCGACCGCGAGAACTGGGTACGGCAGGTGCGTGACGCCACCGACCGCATCGCCGACGGCGACCTCCTGAAGGTCGTGTTGGCGACGGCGCTGTCGCTGGAGTTGGACGATCGGGTGTCCGTGCCGGCCGTGTTGGAGCGACTCCGGCGCACCTACCCGGACTGCTACCGGTTCCTGGTCCAGCCGGCCGACGGCGGCGCCTTCTTCGGTCCGCCGCCGGAGCGACTCGTCGAACGCCACGGCAGACGGGTCCGGACGGAGGCGCTCGCGGGGTCGATGCCCCGCGGGGAGACGCCCGAGGAGGACGCCGACCACGCCCGGGCCCTGTTGGACAGCGAGAAGATCAGACACGAACAGGGGCTCGTCGCCGACACGATCCACGACCAGCTGTCGGCGTACGGCGACGTGACCGTCGGCGACCGCGGGGTGCGGAAGCTGACGAATATCCAACACCTCCAAACACCGATAACGGCGACGTTGGACGGCGACACGCACGTTCTGGAGTTGGTCGAGGCGCTCCACCCGACGCCGGCCGTCGGCGGGCTCCCGTTGGCCCGTGCGCTGGCGACGATCCGGGAGACGGAGACGTTCGACCGCGGGTGGTATGCCTCCCCGGTCGGGTGGTTCGACGCCGACGGCGACGGGGAGTTCGCGGTCGGAATCCGGTCGGGGCTGGCCGACGGCACCGCGGCGACGTTGTTCGCCGGCAACGGCATCGTCGCCGACAGCGACCCGGACGACGAGTGGGCGGAGCTCCAGCCGAAGGTCCGGCCGATTCTGGACGAACTGGTGGACGACGGCGGCGAGTGA
- a CDS encoding pentapeptide repeat-containing protein gives MADETLEPGVDLSGRDLRDRRLTGAPLRDADLSEATLADATLGDADLRGADLSGADLTRVDCAGFLADADLSRATLVGADLRGADLSDADLAEADLRRADLRETDLSRVNAAGADLTDARLDGATGREASFADADLTGASAVDAGLVYTVFADATLREADLSGADLLAATLPGADATRASFVDADCSELLAGDADLTHADLTDATLTGVDLSAATTRGATLPPGVDE, from the coding sequence GTGGCAGACGAGACACTCGAACCCGGCGTGGACCTGTCCGGACGCGACCTCCGGGACCGACGGCTGACCGGCGCACCACTACGAGACGCCGACCTCTCGGAGGCCACCCTCGCGGACGCGACGCTGGGTGACGCCGACCTCCGGGGCGCCGACCTCTCGGGGGCGGACCTGACCCGTGTCGACTGTGCCGGGTTCCTCGCGGACGCCGACCTCTCCCGGGCGACGCTCGTCGGCGCCGACCTCCGTGGGGCCGACCTGTCGGACGCCGACCTCGCCGAGGCCGACCTCCGGCGGGCGGACCTCCGAGAGACGGACCTCTCCCGGGTGAACGCCGCCGGTGCCGACCTCACGGACGCTCGACTCGACGGCGCGACCGGCAGAGAGGCGTCGTTCGCAGACGCCGACCTGACGGGCGCGAGCGCCGTCGACGCCGGGCTCGTGTACACCGTGTTCGCGGACGCGACACTCCGAGAGGCGGACCTGTCGGGGGCAGACCTGCTGGCGGCGACGCTGCCGGGGGCGGACGCGACTCGGGCGTCGTTCGTGGACGCCGACTGCTCGGAGCTTCTGGCCGGCGACGCCGACCTCACACACGCCGACCTGACGGACGCCACGCTCACCGGGGTCGACCTCTCGGCCGCGACCACCCGTGGCGCGACGCTCCCGCCCGGCGTCGACGAGTGA
- a CDS encoding SDR family NAD(P)-dependent oxidoreductase encodes MPPTRPTPGSDPDPALYDSLDGQVALVTGANRGIGAEIAGQLRDLGATVYAGARSVTADVPDGCESVPLDVTQEGDVEAAITTVGEEAGRLDVLVNNAGVGQFDDQLHEEPTPTIDRTLSVNLRGPTLLSKYALPPLLERDGGRIVNVSSGMGAIGEDQSGGSPSYRISKTGLNGLTAYLHGEYAADGLLANAACPGWVATEMGGEDAPRSPAAGAETPVWLARLRPETVGGGLWRDRQPVEW; translated from the coding sequence GTGCCACCGACACGACCGACGCCCGGGAGCGACCCCGACCCGGCGCTGTACGACAGTCTCGACGGCCAGGTCGCGCTCGTCACGGGCGCGAACCGTGGAATCGGCGCCGAGATCGCCGGCCAACTGCGCGATCTCGGCGCGACCGTGTACGCCGGCGCCCGGAGCGTCACCGCCGACGTGCCCGACGGCTGTGAGTCCGTCCCGCTCGACGTGACCCAGGAGGGAGACGTCGAGGCGGCGATCACGACCGTCGGCGAGGAGGCCGGCCGGCTGGACGTGCTCGTCAACAACGCCGGCGTCGGCCAGTTCGACGACCAGCTCCACGAGGAACCGACCCCGACGATCGACCGGACGCTGTCGGTCAACCTCCGCGGGCCGACGCTGCTGTCGAAGTACGCGCTGCCGCCGTTGCTGGAGCGTGACGGCGGTCGGATCGTCAACGTCTCGTCGGGAATGGGCGCCATCGGAGAAGACCAGTCCGGCGGCTCACCCAGCTACCGCATCTCGAAGACCGGTCTCAACGGGCTCACGGCGTACCTCCACGGGGAGTACGCGGCCGACGGCCTCCTCGCCAACGCCGCCTGTCCGGGCTGGGTCGCCACGGAGATGGGCGGCGAGGACGCCCCGCGAAGCCCCGCAGCGGGCGCCGAGACCCCCGTCTGGCTGGCGCGGCTCCGGCCGGAGACGGTCGGTGGCGGGCTCTGGCGCGACCGCCAGCCGGTGGAGTGGTGA
- a CDS encoding SRPBCC family protein, translating to MDTLFVATDVYAPPADVYEFLLEFPRYDQYTEYLDEVTRTAGDGGPESHYSLAFSWWKLSYTAHSKVTDTTPPNRIDWAVTEDIDAEGCWRIERRELPSDAPPDAEHACRVFMEVRFDPNSASPDAVSLPLTVSFSWVLDRLTGLVEEEATRVVRRAVTDLEGRERDVSLDVEVDSEAI from the coding sequence GTGGACACACTGTTCGTCGCCACCGACGTGTACGCACCCCCGGCGGACGTGTACGAGTTCCTCCTGGAGTTCCCTCGGTACGACCAGTACACGGAGTACTTAGACGAGGTGACGAGGACGGCCGGCGACGGTGGCCCGGAGAGCCACTACTCGCTGGCGTTCTCCTGGTGGAAACTGTCGTACACCGCCCACTCGAAGGTGACCGACACGACGCCGCCGAACCGGATCGACTGGGCCGTCACCGAGGACATCGACGCCGAGGGGTGTTGGCGGATCGAACGGCGAGAGCTCCCGTCGGACGCACCACCCGACGCGGAACACGCCTGTCGCGTGTTCATGGAGGTCCGGTTCGACCCGAACTCCGCGAGCCCGGACGCCGTGTCGCTCCCGTTGACCGTCTCGTTCAGCTGGGTGTTGGACCGGCTGACGGGGCTCGTCGAAGAGGAGGCGACGCGGGTCGTCCGGCGGGCCGTGACGGACCTGGAGGGCCGCGAACGCGACGTATCACTGGACGTCGAGGTCGACTCCGAAGCGATCTGA